A DNA window from Eikenella exigua contains the following coding sequences:
- a CDS encoding head-tail connector protein, producing MALLDLVKAHLRIDGDEHDTLLQHLIASSTAECRRFTGLKADAAELSEPDIQTGILLAVQADFDGNPAQRTVYLRAAQALWTPFCRQFGV from the coding sequence ATGGCCTTGCTTGATTTGGTGAAGGCCCACCTGCGCATCGACGGCGACGAGCACGATACGCTGCTGCAACACCTGATTGCCTCGTCCACCGCCGAATGCCGCCGCTTTACCGGGCTGAAGGCCGATGCCGCCGAACTCTCCGAGCCGGACATCCAAACCGGCATCCTGCTGGCGGTGCAGGCCGATTTCGACGGCAATCCGGCGCAGCGCACGGTGTATTTGCGCGCGGCGCAGGCGTTGTGGACGCCGTTTTGCCGCCAGTTTGGTGTGTAA
- a CDS encoding terminase large subunit — MDELKWTTALPDWERRIMAGESLVPVRPLYPEMANRAVQFFASLVLRDVLGRPRIGDVTRPWVYDFVGAIFGAHHPTTYRREINDFFLLISKKNGKSTIAAAIMLTAMDLDERESSEYLILAPTKEVADNSFKPAWDMIRSDPALTATYHIQPHTRTITNRVTRATLKVVAADDKTVGGSKATGILIDELHLFGKVANAESVITEATGGLLSRIDGFVIKLSTQSTEPPAGVFKAELDLARDVRDGKVVNPNYLPVLYEFPRAMLDSKAYENPDNFHITNPNLGASVDVRTLLTLKQKAEAKGGEAIAEFYAKHLNVEIGLNLRNDRWVGADFWERQARPEMAGLPYLLANCDVVTAGIDGGGMDDLLGFVLLGRLKADPESWLVWSRAWVNRVVLERRKQIAPLLLDFERQGDLQIVDEFGQEYEQMAALIAEVRDCGQLGGIGIDPARNSVILDALNRHGFADSDATAVKQGYQLTNDIKMAEQKLGEGRLLHGGQPLLAWSIANAKAELRGNAVYITKQAAGVAKIDPVIALFCAVNIMQDPKLGMDSPGIITL; from the coding sequence ATGGACGAATTAAAGTGGACAACCGCCCTACCGGACTGGGAGCGGCGCATTATGGCCGGCGAAAGCCTGGTGCCGGTGCGGCCGCTATATCCGGAAATGGCGAACCGAGCTGTGCAGTTTTTTGCCTCGCTGGTATTGCGGGATGTGCTAGGGCGGCCGCGTATCGGCGATGTAACCCGGCCGTGGGTGTATGACTTCGTGGGCGCGATTTTCGGCGCACATCACCCGACAACCTATCGGCGCGAAATCAACGATTTTTTCCTGTTGATTTCCAAGAAGAACGGCAAATCCACCATTGCCGCCGCCATTATGCTGACGGCAATGGATTTGGATGAGCGCGAAAGCTCGGAATATTTGATTTTGGCGCCGACTAAGGAGGTAGCAGATAACAGCTTCAAGCCGGCGTGGGACATGATCCGTTCCGACCCAGCGCTGACCGCTACCTACCACATCCAGCCGCACACGCGCACCATCACCAACCGGGTAACCCGTGCCACGCTGAAAGTGGTGGCGGCGGATGATAAAACCGTAGGCGGTTCGAAGGCGACGGGGATTTTGATTGACGAGCTGCACTTGTTCGGCAAGGTGGCCAATGCCGAATCCGTCATCACCGAAGCCACAGGCGGCTTGCTGTCGCGTATCGACGGCTTTGTGATCAAACTCTCGACCCAATCCACCGAGCCGCCGGCCGGGGTATTTAAGGCGGAGCTGGATTTGGCGCGTGATGTGCGCGACGGTAAGGTGGTAAACCCCAATTATCTACCGGTGCTGTACGAATTTCCGCGCGCCATGCTGGACAGCAAGGCTTACGAAAACCCGGACAATTTCCACATCACCAACCCGAATCTCGGAGCCAGCGTGGACGTGCGCACCCTGCTGACGCTGAAACAGAAGGCGGAAGCCAAGGGCGGCGAGGCGATTGCCGAGTTTTACGCCAAGCACCTGAATGTGGAAATCGGGCTGAACCTGCGCAACGACCGCTGGGTGGGTGCGGATTTCTGGGAGAGGCAGGCACGGCCGGAAATGGCCGGGCTGCCATACCTGCTAGCAAATTGCGATGTGGTAACGGCCGGCATCGACGGCGGCGGCATGGACGACCTGTTGGGCTTCGTGTTGCTGGGGCGGCTGAAGGCCGACCCGGAAAGCTGGCTGGTTTGGAGCCGGGCATGGGTAAACCGGGTGGTATTGGAGCGGCGCAAGCAAATTGCGCCGCTTTTGCTTGATTTCGAGCGGCAGGGCGATTTGCAGATTGTGGACGAATTCGGCCAAGAATACGAACAAATGGCCGCGCTGATTGCCGAAGTGCGCGATTGCGGGCAGCTCGGCGGCATCGGCATTGACCCGGCACGCAACAGCGTGATTTTGGATGCACTGAATCGGCACGGTTTCGCGGATAGCGATGCCACCGCTGTAAAACAGGGCTACCAGCTTACCAATGACATCAAAATGGCCGAGCAAAAGTTGGGCGAAGGGCGGTTGCTGCACGGCGGGCAGCCGCTGTTGGCATGGAGTATCGCCAACGCCAAAGCCGAACTGCGGGGCAATGCGGTGTACATCACCAAACAGGCGGCCGGGGTGGCGAAAATCGACCCGGTGATTGCGTTGTTTTGTGCGGTGAACATCATGCAAGACCCGAAATTGGGCATGGACAGCCCGGGGATTATCACACTATGA
- a CDS encoding DUF5906 domain-containing protein translates to MSQSIDFATISSSALSSADNLLAEWLPSGRYDGHEFVALNPTRADKKLGSFRINTRTGAWADFATGDKGGDLIDLYAYLNSCNTAQAARAIAERLSLGNFALVQKVALDGGNAAKPGKNARWQPIVPVPEFALKTMNFRHSFRQGERSEPVFTSVFRDAAGQVLGAVARFIKSDGSKIDLPYTFCENLDTHEKMWRWRGWPGLRPLYGLDALAADPSRPVLVVEGEKCKNAADAAQLGYAVITWHGGAGNWDKTDWSAVQNRRVILWPDCDSQHEKLTAAERKAGADAESKPYLDKYAQPGMAAMLGIAEQLQAQGCKVAFVRTPEPGVWPSGYDIADALADRGQLIDVAEALSWQHLADYTAEYAEVLAAAKASGSLKTAEPPPAPATVGEPPEGEARENMGGGGENIPETAETPEGESRYQENFDRLKREFSLIEGKSRAVSRKTGVEYSRKALVDHFCKKSVDNWFNWGRAPVMTQYEVNKLKRDRAAFQVAQDDDLKDMMARYVYLDGSSSIWDNQLWRMIDQGSAKLAMGSQFKIWQDSPARIVKRFDRVVFEPGREMSDEYINIYRGLPLADKVQFPRPREEMPTWWLDVLDLYPGCRAIQKLIAHLCNHDLQMMEFVYNWLAYPLQHPGAKLTTSLVMHGDVHGAGKSLLFEEIIKPMYGDYAATLGQSDLESNYTGNRSGKLFIVFEEIFNPKQKYDQSGAMKHMVTGKTMRIERKFVDSYEEANHINCVFLSNEEQPFKIEENDRRYFVIWPKTKLPESLRLELTEELGADGVLQFFMLLLSLPLTINYRRIESSDPVQPDAYEVIEEGGPRFDPHTKPPMTEAKANVINYGRYGWQTFYMEWERGEIENIPYCAAITGDVWDLYLWWCTKNNERQISKSKFLQHIASKMPRARRWWRLPNSPRPEEKMQDNIFLPPGTRPPQGTPEMDFIGPQVLRFQQAVQDLRNPKGY, encoded by the coding sequence ATGAGCCAATCTATTGATTTTGCTACCATTTCAAGCTCTGCCTTAAGTTCGGCGGACAACCTGCTGGCTGAATGGCTACCTTCCGGCCGCTATGACGGGCATGAGTTTGTGGCGCTCAATCCCACGCGCGCGGATAAAAAGCTGGGCAGTTTCCGCATCAACACCCGCACGGGGGCTTGGGCTGATTTTGCCACGGGCGACAAGGGCGGGGATTTAATCGACCTGTATGCCTACCTGAACAGCTGCAATACGGCGCAGGCGGCGCGGGCGATTGCCGAGCGTTTGAGCCTGGGCAATTTTGCGCTGGTGCAAAAGGTGGCGCTGGATGGCGGCAATGCGGCCAAGCCGGGCAAAAATGCGCGCTGGCAGCCGATTGTTCCGGTACCGGAATTTGCGCTGAAAACCATGAATTTCCGCCATTCGTTCCGCCAAGGCGAGCGCTCGGAGCCGGTGTTTACTTCAGTGTTCCGCGATGCGGCGGGGCAGGTATTGGGCGCGGTGGCGCGGTTTATCAAGTCGGACGGCTCGAAAATCGACCTGCCCTACACCTTTTGCGAAAACTTAGACACGCACGAAAAAATGTGGCGCTGGCGCGGCTGGCCGGGTTTGCGCCCGCTGTACGGTTTGGACGCGCTGGCGGCCGACCCGTCGCGCCCGGTGCTGGTGGTGGAAGGCGAAAAGTGCAAAAACGCGGCGGATGCGGCGCAGCTGGGCTATGCGGTGATTACCTGGCACGGCGGCGCGGGCAACTGGGATAAGACGGATTGGTCGGCGGTGCAAAACCGGCGCGTCATCTTGTGGCCGGACTGCGATTCGCAGCACGAAAAGCTGACTGCCGCCGAACGCAAGGCAGGCGCGGATGCGGAAAGCAAGCCGTATCTGGACAAATACGCGCAGCCGGGTATGGCGGCGATGCTGGGCATTGCCGAGCAGCTGCAGGCGCAGGGCTGCAAGGTGGCGTTTGTGCGCACGCCTGAGCCGGGTGTGTGGCCGTCTGGCTACGATATTGCCGATGCGCTGGCCGACCGTGGGCAGCTTATTGATGTGGCGGAGGCCTTGAGCTGGCAGCATTTGGCGGATTACACCGCCGAGTATGCCGAGGTGTTGGCGGCGGCAAAGGCTTCAGGCAGCCTGAAAACGGCAGAGCCGCCTCCCGCACCCGCCACGGTGGGCGAGCCGCCGGAAGGTGAGGCACGCGAAAATATGGGGGGCGGCGGGGAAAATATACCCGAAACCGCCGAAACCCCGGAAGGCGAAAGCCGCTATCAGGAAAACTTTGACCGGCTGAAACGGGAATTTTCCCTCATCGAGGGCAAGAGTCGCGCGGTGAGCCGGAAAACGGGCGTGGAATACAGCCGCAAAGCCTTGGTCGACCATTTTTGCAAAAAATCGGTGGATAACTGGTTTAATTGGGGTCGCGCGCCGGTGATGACCCAGTATGAGGTAAACAAGCTCAAGCGCGACCGGGCGGCGTTTCAGGTAGCCCAAGACGACGACCTGAAAGATATGATGGCGCGCTATGTGTATTTGGACGGCAGCTCCAGTATTTGGGATAACCAGCTGTGGCGCATGATTGACCAAGGCTCGGCCAAGTTGGCGATGGGCAGCCAGTTTAAGATTTGGCAAGACAGCCCGGCGCGCATTGTGAAACGCTTTGACCGCGTGGTGTTTGAGCCGGGGCGGGAAATGTCGGACGAGTACATCAATATCTATCGCGGGCTGCCGCTGGCAGACAAGGTGCAGTTTCCGCGCCCGCGTGAGGAAATGCCGACTTGGTGGCTGGATGTGTTGGATTTGTACCCGGGCTGCCGCGCCATCCAAAAGCTGATTGCGCATTTGTGCAACCATGATTTGCAGATGATGGAGTTTGTGTATAACTGGCTGGCTTATCCGCTGCAGCACCCCGGCGCGAAGCTGACTACTTCGCTGGTGATGCACGGCGATGTGCACGGCGCGGGCAAATCCTTGCTGTTTGAAGAGATTATCAAGCCGATGTACGGCGATTATGCCGCCACGCTGGGGCAGTCGGATTTGGAGAGCAACTATACGGGCAACCGCTCGGGCAAGCTATTTATCGTGTTCGAGGAAATTTTTAATCCCAAACAAAAGTATGATCAATCCGGCGCAATGAAGCACATGGTTACCGGCAAAACGATGCGCATCGAGCGCAAGTTTGTGGATAGCTACGAAGAGGCCAACCACATCAATTGCGTGTTTCTCTCCAATGAGGAGCAGCCGTTTAAAATCGAAGAGAACGACCGGCGCTACTTTGTGATTTGGCCGAAAACCAAACTGCCGGAGAGCCTGCGCCTGGAATTGACCGAAGAGCTTGGCGCGGATGGCGTGTTGCAGTTTTTTATGCTACTGTTATCTCTCCCGCTCACCATCAACTACCGCCGGATAGAAAGCAGCGACCCCGTGCAGCCGGACGCCTATGAGGTAATCGAAGAGGGCGGCCCGCGCTTCGACCCGCACACCAAACCGCCGATGACGGAGGCTAAGGCCAATGTCATCAATTATGGGCGGTATGGGTGGCAGACGTTTTATATGGAGTGGGAGCGCGGCGAAATCGAAAATATCCCCTACTGCGCTGCGATTACCGGCGATGTGTGGGATTTGTATTTGTGGTGGTGCACCAAAAACAACGAGCGGCAGATTTCCAAATCGAAATTCCTGCAGCACATTGCCAGCAAGATGCCAAGGGCGCGGCGGTGGTGGCGTTTGCCCAACAGCCCGCGCCCGGAAGAAAAGATGCAGGATAATATCTTCCTCCCGCCCGGCACCCGCCCGCCGCAGGGCACGCCGGAAATGGACTTTATCGGCCCGCAGGTGCTTAGATTCCAGCAGGCCGTGCAAGACCTGCGAAACCCGAAAGGCTACTAA
- a CDS encoding HK97-gp10 family putative phage morphogenesis protein yields the protein MLELDVDLSAALGQLDGIAERVGQELRPATLAGAMLVRREAEERAPRSEAAHWFYSRRHKDGSPGRKYLFEPGSLKKAIYIRHIDENSLNGQREEYKIGWRKNPSNKGYVPYAHMVEYGTVRTPAQPFLRPAFDAMRKQAEQLIIERIKEAVRGKDHY from the coding sequence ATGCTGGAATTGGATGTGGACTTATCGGCAGCACTGGGACAGCTGGACGGCATCGCGGAGCGGGTGGGACAAGAGTTGCGCCCGGCTACGCTGGCCGGTGCGATGCTGGTGCGGCGCGAAGCGGAGGAGCGGGCGCCAAGGAGTGAGGCGGCGCACTGGTTTTACAGCCGGCGGCACAAAGACGGCTCGCCGGGGCGCAAATACCTGTTTGAGCCGGGCAGCCTGAAAAAGGCCATCTATATCCGGCACATCGACGAAAACAGCCTGAACGGGCAGAGAGAGGAATACAAAATCGGCTGGCGTAAAAACCCGTCGAATAAAGGCTATGTGCCCTATGCGCACATGGTGGAATACGGCACGGTGCGCACGCCGGCCCAGCCGTTTCTGCGCCCGGCGTTTGATGCCATGCGCAAGCAGGCGGAACAGCTGATTATCGAACGCATTAAGGAGGCGGTTCGTGGAAAAGACCATTATTGA
- a CDS encoding phage major capsid protein — MSQHIQALRAKRDQTAALLQNLVDKDKTPEWTADHQAQYDKAMADIGQIDAEIKRHHDAMNAIGAGVSDEDRNRFTLDNGRQSGDNQPLRAYLTGGLQALTDEQLQAHNARRSPDIQAAMSTTTGSEGGFTVATEYYRELTEAMKQTGGIRSVARILQTSTGAQMLFPTADATSEEGEIVGQNEAVATADTTFGQTSIDVFKYSSKNMALPFELIQDSMFDIEAYIQALLARRIGRITDKHFTVGTGSGQPKGLITAATVGKAGKTGQATSITYDDLVDLEHSVDPAYRNGGKVGFMMHDATLKELRKLKDSDGRPIFVPGYEQGNPGGAPDRLLNRPIYINQAMDPMKANAKSVAFGDFSTYFIREVMDLTLFRMADSAFITKGQIGFVAFNRQGGNLIDVGGAVKLYQNSAS, encoded by the coding sequence ATGTCTCAACATATTCAAGCCCTGCGCGCCAAGCGCGACCAAACCGCCGCCCTGTTGCAAAACTTGGTGGATAAAGACAAAACCCCGGAATGGACTGCCGACCATCAGGCGCAGTATGACAAGGCGATGGCCGACATCGGCCAAATTGATGCCGAAATCAAACGCCACCACGATGCCATGAACGCCATCGGCGCAGGGGTGAGCGATGAAGACCGCAACCGCTTTACCTTGGACAACGGCCGCCAATCCGGCGACAACCAGCCGCTGCGCGCCTACCTGACCGGCGGCTTGCAGGCACTGACGGACGAGCAGCTGCAGGCGCATAACGCACGCCGTTCGCCGGATATTCAGGCGGCCATGTCCACCACCACTGGCAGCGAAGGCGGCTTTACCGTAGCCACTGAATACTACCGCGAATTGACCGAAGCAATGAAACAGACCGGTGGCATCCGCTCAGTGGCACGCATCCTGCAAACCAGCACCGGCGCACAAATGCTGTTTCCCACCGCCGACGCCACCAGCGAGGAAGGCGAGATTGTGGGGCAGAATGAGGCGGTAGCTACTGCTGACACCACTTTCGGCCAAACCAGCATTGATGTGTTCAAATACTCATCCAAAAATATGGCTCTGCCCTTTGAGCTGATTCAGGACAGTATGTTCGACATTGAGGCTTATATTCAGGCGCTGCTGGCACGCCGTATCGGCCGCATCACCGACAAGCATTTCACGGTGGGCACCGGTAGCGGCCAGCCAAAAGGGCTGATTACCGCCGCCACGGTGGGCAAGGCAGGTAAAACCGGCCAAGCCACCAGCATAACTTACGATGATTTGGTGGATTTGGAGCATTCGGTTGATCCGGCCTACCGCAACGGCGGTAAAGTGGGCTTTATGATGCATGATGCCACGCTGAAAGAGCTGCGCAAACTTAAAGACAGCGACGGCCGTCCAATTTTCGTGCCCGGCTACGAACAGGGCAACCCCGGCGGCGCACCTGACCGCCTGCTGAACCGCCCGATTTACATCAATCAGGCAATGGATCCGATGAAAGCCAATGCCAAATCAGTGGCTTTTGGCGATTTCTCCACCTACTTCATCCGCGAGGTGATGGATTTGACCCTGTTCCGTATGGCGGATTCCGCTTTCATCACGAAAGGGCAAATCGGCTTTGTCGCCTTCAACCGCCAAGGCGGCAATCTGATCGACGTAGGCGGCGCAGTGAAGCTGTATCAAAACAGCGCTAGCTAA
- a CDS encoding phage portal protein — MRLFKWFSGSQKTEPQAEGSNPSPASGIVPGTPAYAWLTGGAAGYGRPLSETTALAQGTVYACVGLLSGALASMPLHLYRHTADGRERVRNDLWHILNEQMQTRWTAALGWEFGMQSLLLHGDAFFRIDRVSLYSNRIAGLTPLHPLAVDVRKQDGRLLYLYNDDGQIRVYDQDDVLHVPGLGFDGKRGMSQISYVLRQPVNIANDAGSQAGAFLGDGMRPDLVLQSPAGTKLSNEQIDQVRQQWHARYSGVSNSGAPVVLTGGMDLKQLTMTAVDAQLLETRKLQAHEIAQIFGVPPHMIGMTEKTTSWGSGIEQMSLGFVKYTMQRHLVKFEQEINRKCNALSGLFCEFNTKGIERGDLKSRNESYRIALGRAGEPGWMTVNEVRRAENLPPLEGGDVLFRGTQDEAESDAAVGA; from the coding sequence ATGAGACTTTTTAAATGGTTTTCAGGCAGCCAAAAAACCGAACCGCAGGCGGAGGGCAGTAATCCGTCTCCTGCCTCGGGTATCGTACCCGGCACGCCGGCCTATGCCTGGCTTACCGGTGGCGCGGCCGGCTATGGACGCCCCCTGTCGGAAACGACGGCACTGGCACAGGGCACGGTGTATGCCTGTGTGGGGCTGTTATCCGGGGCTCTGGCCTCCATGCCGCTGCACCTGTACCGCCACACCGCAGACGGCCGCGAACGGGTGCGCAACGATTTATGGCACATCTTAAACGAGCAGATGCAGACCCGCTGGACGGCGGCGCTGGGCTGGGAATTTGGTATGCAGTCGCTATTGCTGCACGGCGATGCGTTTTTCCGTATCGACCGCGTAAGTTTATACAGCAACCGCATTGCCGGCCTCACGCCGCTGCACCCGCTGGCGGTGGATGTACGCAAGCAGGATGGGCGGCTGCTGTATCTGTACAACGATGACGGGCAGATTCGGGTGTATGACCAAGATGATGTGCTGCACGTTCCCGGCTTGGGTTTTGATGGCAAGCGCGGTATGAGCCAAATCAGCTATGTGCTGCGCCAACCGGTAAACATTGCCAATGATGCAGGCAGTCAGGCCGGCGCGTTTTTGGGCGATGGGATGCGGCCAGATTTGGTACTGCAATCGCCGGCAGGAACGAAACTGTCCAACGAGCAAATCGACCAAGTGCGCCAGCAGTGGCATGCCCGCTACAGCGGCGTTTCCAACAGCGGTGCGCCGGTGGTGCTCACCGGCGGCATGGATTTGAAGCAGCTCACCATGACCGCCGTGGATGCGCAGCTGCTGGAAACGCGCAAACTGCAGGCGCACGAAATCGCGCAGATTTTCGGCGTGCCGCCGCACATGATCGGCATGACGGAGAAAACCACTTCGTGGGGTAGCGGGATTGAGCAAATGTCGCTGGGCTTCGTGAAATACACCATGCAGCGGCATTTGGTGAAGTTTGAGCAGGAAATCAACCGCAAGTGCAATGCGCTCAGCGGCCTGTTTTGCGAATTTAACACCAAGGGCATTGAGCGCGGCGACCTGAAGAGCCGCAACGAATCCTACCGCATTGCCTTGGGGCGCGCCGGCGAGCCGGGCTGGATGACGGTAAACGAGGTGCGCCGTGCGGAAAACCTGCCGCCTTTGGAGGGCGGCGATGTGCTTTTTAGAGGAACTCAAGATGAAGCAGAATCTGATGCGGCTGTTGGCGCGTAA
- a CDS encoding phage antirepressor N-terminal domain-containing protein: MAHPQSIPFHGQTIPVFTQNHQHYVAMKPICENIGLDWRAQRQRIMRNSVMAQGVVMMTTPSNGGKQETLCLPLEYLNGWLFGVDARRVKPQIRERLLQYQRECFQVLAAHFMQPKQPPAVALPAVVTELPTREELQQVLLMLCDRLKEIHNWCDGNVERFFIDTFGKLPYEATYHELVGMIRRLHRKTQTAAGLPMVAGQAESCSGSDELQHHFRWLSAGNGGDMLDAILADFEYAKMDRGEYERRTKGGLFMASLLHEVLIEAYERKRDYNELPGISENTLNWVLNEVGKLHNLISRVITG, from the coding sequence ATGGCTCACCCTCAATCTATCCCGTTCCACGGTCAAACCATCCCCGTATTCACCCAAAACCACCAGCACTACGTTGCCATGAAGCCGATTTGTGAAAATATCGGCTTGGATTGGCGCGCCCAACGGCAACGCATCATGCGGAACAGCGTCATGGCACAAGGTGTGGTTATGATGACCACCCCTTCAAACGGTGGCAAACAAGAAACCCTCTGCCTGCCGCTGGAATACCTCAACGGCTGGCTGTTCGGCGTCGATGCCCGCCGCGTGAAACCGCAAATCCGCGAACGCCTGCTGCAATACCAGCGCGAATGCTTCCAAGTGCTCGCCGCGCATTTTATGCAGCCCAAACAGCCGCCCGCCGTGGCGCTGCCCGCCGTGGTGACCGAACTGCCCACCCGCGAAGAACTGCAACAAGTGCTGCTCATGCTGTGCGACCGCTTAAAGGAAATCCACAACTGGTGCGACGGCAATGTGGAGCGCTTCTTTATCGACACCTTCGGCAAGCTGCCGTATGAAGCCACCTATCACGAGCTGGTGGGCATGATCCGGCGGCTGCACCGCAAAACGCAAACCGCCGCCGGGCTGCCGATGGTGGCAGGGCAGGCCGAAAGCTGCAGCGGCAGCGACGAACTGCAGCATCATTTCCGCTGGCTCTCGGCGGGCAACGGCGGCGATATGCTCGATGCCATCCTGGCCGATTTCGAATATGCCAAAATGGATCGCGGCGAATACGAGCGCCGCACCAAGGGCGGGCTGTTTATGGCTTCCCTGCTGCACGAGGTGCTGATCGAAGCCTACGAGCGCAAGCGCGATTACAACGAGCTGCCCGGCATCTCCGAAAACACCTTGAATTGGGTGTTGAACGAAGTGGGCAAGCTGCATAACCTCATCAGCCGCGTCATCACCGGCTAA
- a CDS encoding HNH endonuclease: MGRLKKAAVRLKPGTSRISIPAGISGSARRAKGSSSTARGYGYRWQKARLHYLAEHPLCVMCTADGKTVPATVVDHIKPHGGNDTLFWDSTNWQPLCKHCHDSRKQKQERQGGRFMGRGV, encoded by the coding sequence ATGGGACGACTTAAAAAGGCGGCTGTCCGGCTAAAACCCGGAACCAGTCGCATTTCCATTCCCGCAGGTATATCTGGCTCGGCACGGCGTGCCAAAGGCAGTAGCAGCACCGCGCGCGGATATGGCTACCGCTGGCAAAAGGCGCGCCTGCACTATCTGGCTGAACATCCGCTATGTGTAATGTGTACTGCTGATGGCAAGACTGTACCAGCCACGGTGGTCGATCACATCAAACCGCACGGTGGGAATGATACTTTGTTTTGGGATAGCACAAACTGGCAGCCGCTTTGCAAGCATTGCCACGACAGCCGAAAACAGAAACAAGAGCGGCAAGGTGGCCGGTTTATGGGCAGGGGGGTATAA
- a CDS encoding head maturation protease, ClpP-related, with amino-acid sequence MKQNLMRLLARNRGRGQFEIKATADGKEATVYLYDAIVATDEEAEWYGGVSAQSFVKQLAGLDAETIHLRINSPGGSVFAGRAMETSLREHSAKVIVHVDGLAASAASFVALAGDEIEMAQGAFFMIHKAWTLAWGNGNDLRKQADLLDKVDGSLVKTYHARTRLPESELAEMMAAETWLDADEAVAKGFADRVAEGSAARNRWDLSAYQNAPSAPVADDQPPPAAKGEPPAKTGPQPDRAALARAAQVAILGTVAA; translated from the coding sequence ATGAAGCAGAATCTGATGCGGCTGTTGGCGCGTAACCGCGGCCGCGGGCAGTTTGAAATCAAGGCCACCGCCGACGGCAAAGAGGCCACGGTGTATCTCTACGATGCCATCGTGGCCACCGATGAGGAGGCGGAATGGTACGGCGGCGTGTCGGCGCAATCGTTCGTAAAGCAGCTGGCCGGGCTGGACGCCGAAACCATCCACCTGCGCATCAATTCGCCCGGCGGCTCGGTGTTTGCCGGGCGGGCGATGGAAACCTCACTGCGTGAGCATTCGGCCAAGGTGATTGTACATGTGGACGGGCTGGCCGCCTCCGCCGCTTCGTTTGTGGCGCTGGCGGGCGATGAAATTGAGATGGCGCAAGGTGCGTTTTTCATGATTCACAAGGCTTGGACGCTGGCGTGGGGCAACGGCAACGATTTGCGCAAACAGGCAGACCTGCTGGACAAAGTGGACGGCTCGCTGGTGAAAACCTACCACGCACGCACTAGGCTGCCTGAAAGCGAGCTGGCCGAGATGATGGCGGCGGAAACGTGGCTAGATGCCGACGAGGCGGTGGCAAAAGGCTTTGCCGACCGTGTGGCAGAAGGCAGTGCGGCGCGAAACCGCTGGGATTTATCCGCCTACCAAAACGCCCCATCCGCACCCGTAGCCGACGACCAGCCGCCCCCAGCCGCCAAGGGTGAGCCGCCGGCCAAAACCGGACCGCAGCCCGACCGTGCCGCCTTGGCGCGGGCGGCGCAGGTAGCCATTTTGGGCACCGTAGCCGCCTGA
- a CDS encoding phage head closure protein, with the protein MRAGELNTRVTVQRKVKTADTSGATVWDWQDVRQLWANVRLVSGLAKLKADQEISVVRTSVRIRFRRDIDHTMRLKLPNGAIYDIKAVLPDEEKRRFVDLVCEKAE; encoded by the coding sequence ATGCGGGCAGGCGAGCTGAACACACGGGTTACGGTGCAGCGCAAGGTGAAAACGGCCGATACAAGCGGCGCCACGGTGTGGGATTGGCAGGATGTGCGGCAGCTGTGGGCCAACGTACGCCTTGTTTCCGGACTGGCCAAATTGAAGGCGGATCAGGAAATCAGCGTGGTGCGCACCAGCGTGCGTATCCGTTTCCGGCGCGATATTGACCACACAATGCGGCTGAAGCTGCCGAACGGGGCGATATACGACATCAAAGCCGTGCTGCCGGACGAGGAAAAACGGCGCTTCGTGGATTTGGTGTGTGAGAAGGCGGAATAA
- a CDS encoding sigma-70 family RNA polymerase sigma factor — protein MFDFSEDVKDALMREWAAWRRWTVQVGPNGYKPSSLNLLMSGSLPGGGGFHSVVLSYGSDVDAVFAAIDYAVNRLPMIPKQVVRRYYQQSGTVDQMAADLGVSRRTMYKLLDSAVNSVFADARLKKMLKAA, from the coding sequence GTGTTTGATTTTTCCGAGGATGTAAAAGATGCGCTGATGCGCGAATGGGCAGCTTGGCGACGTTGGACTGTGCAGGTTGGGCCAAATGGCTACAAGCCGAGTTCTTTAAACCTTTTGATGTCCGGCAGCCTGCCGGGCGGTGGCGGCTTCCACTCGGTGGTGCTTTCCTATGGCTCGGATGTGGATGCGGTGTTTGCGGCGATTGACTACGCAGTGAACCGGCTGCCGATGATTCCCAAGCAGGTGGTGCGCCGATATTACCAGCAGTCGGGCACAGTGGATCAGATGGCGGCTGATTTGGGCGTGTCGCGGCGAACTATGTATAAGCTGCTTGATTCGGCTGTTAACTCTGTGTTTGCTGATGCGCGGTTAAAAAAGATGTTAAAAGCCGCTTGA